The Gemmatimonas phototrophica region GGTGTAGCCTGGAGCACGTTGAACCGATGGCACGGAGGTATCCAAGGCATCCGAGGCATCCAAGAACAGCAATGTTGTTTCTTGGATGCCTTGAATGTCTTGGATGCCTTCGTGCTATCAGTTCAAATCAACTTGCACCAAACAGGTCTCCGTGAATGCCATGCCCCGTATCCTCTCCGTCGATCTCGCCTACAAGCACTACCGTGATGTCGGCGTCGCACTGCTCGAGGCCACGCCACGCGGCATCGCCGTCACGCTGCTCGATATTCCACTCAGCGGCGCACCAACGCCGGATGCACTCTGCGAGTGGTTGGTCCTCAGCGCTGCGGAATACGCCGTCAGTGGCCTCTGCATCGATGGCCCGCTCGGCTGGAAAGCCCCACACACCGACGCGGTACACAGCCGCGTGAGCGAAAAGGCCGTGCGTGCGCCCGGCAAAACCGGACTGCCCCCCAATGGCGTGAAGCCGCGCGGCTATCTGGCGTTCACGCAGTTCTCCATTGCCCTCTTTGAGCGGCTCACCATGCGCGAGGGGTTCGTGCTGCCTGGGGACGAATCGCCGAGCGATGGATTGTTCGTCACCGAAACGTTCCCTACGGCGGCTTGGCGGGCGCTCGGACTCACGGCGCTGCCGGGCAAGGCGGCCACGAAGCCGCACGGCATGGACGCCGCGCGCGAGCGGTTGGCCCTGGCCACCGGCATTGAGCTGCCCTCACACATCACGCACGACCAGCTGCAGGCCGTCGTGGGTGGCATTGCGGGGGTGCGCTGGGCCGGCGGCGAGCGCGATGCCGTACAGTTGGCTGGTTTACCGCCCTTTCGCCTCGACGGATGCTGGCGCGAGGGCTATATCATGGTTCCAGCGTCCGCGTGATCGCACGCGCCTGACGCCCTCCCCGTTTTCTCCCCGCCTGCCATGTCTGATTCGTTCTCCCGCCGGGACTTTGTCGGCACCAGCGCCACTCTGGCCATGGGTGCCATGTTCGTGCCGAGGCATGTGCTCGGTGGTCAGGGCTTCCGGGCCCCCAGCGACAAGCTCAACATTGCCTGCGTGGGAATTGGCGGCATGGGCATGAGCAACATGTCCCAGATGCTCACCGAGAACATCGTCGCGGTGTGCGACGTGGACTTCGGCTACGTGGAGCGTTCGCTTCAAGGGCGGCTCAAGCCCCGCGAAGGGCAGCCCACGCCGCAGAATGTGAAACTGGGTGAGGCGTACACCAAGGCGGCCAAGTACGCCGACTTCCGTGTCATGCTGGAGAAGCAGAAGGACATTGACGCGGTGATGATTGCCACCCCCGATCACCTGCACGCCACCATTGCGCTGGCCGCGATGTCGCTGGGCAAGCATGTGTACGTGCAGAAGCCGCTGGCCTTCTCGGTGTACGAGTCGCGCTTGCTGGCCAAGGCCGCGGCCAACAACCCCAAGATTGCCACGCAGATGGGTAATCAGGGGCACTCCATGGACGGCTCGCATCGCGTCACGGAAATCGTGCGTTCCGGCGTGCTGGGCAAGGTGCACGAGGTGCATGTGTGGACTGACCGTCCGGTCCGCTATTGGGCGCAGGGCATTCCGCGTCCGCGGGCGGCAGGGTCGGCGGTGCTCAACACCAATCCGCGTCCGCAGTGGAACATGGGCACGGTGGACAACGCCGTGCGCGCCGCCATGGCCGGCAACGATCATGCGCCGCCTGAGGGGTTCAACTGGGACCTGTACCTTGGCCCCGCCCCGGAAATTCCGTATCACCCGGCGTATCATCCGTTCGCCTGGCGCGGCTGGCTGGACTTTGGCGTAGGCGCGATTGGCGACATGGGTGCGCACCTCATTGATCAGGCGTATACCGCCCTCGAACTCACGTACCCCACCAGCATCACGGCCAGCTCCAGCCCGTGGGGCGGCGGCGAAAAGAATCCCGCGACATATCCGCTCGCGATGATGGCGCAGTTCGAATATCCGGCGGTGGGCAAGCGTGGACCGGTGGATCTCTACTGGTACGACGGCGGGCTGTTGCCGCCGCGCCCGGCCATGCTCCCCGATGACGCACCCATCTCCAACCCCGGAAGCGATGGTGGCGGGTCGATGATCATTGGTGACAAGGGGATGCTCATTCACGAGACGTACGGCAATCGTCCGCGCATCTATCCGGAAGGCACGTCCAAGAAGGCCGAGCAGGTGGCCAAGAGCATTCCGCGCATCACGGTGTCGCACGAGCAGAACTGGATTCAGGCCTCCAAGGGGGAAGCCAAGGCCAGCTCGCCGTTCTCGGTGGCGGCGCCACTCACGGAAACGATGCTGCTGGGTATTGCCGCGTTGCGTGCCGGTCAGGGACGCAAGGTGCTGTACGACGCGGAGAAGGTGCAGTTCACCAACGCGCCCGAAGCCAACCAGTACCTCACGCGCGCGTATCGCAAAGGCTGGGAACTCTGATGCCTTTCGCTCACGTAACGCGCGCCCGGACTCCGGGCGCGCGTGTCGTTTCTGCCACGCTTGCGACGCTCACGATCGCGCTGGCCACGCTCGCCGCACCGGTGCACGCCCAGAGCACCCCGTGGACCGTCACGACGCCCGCGCCGGCCGGCTTTGACCGCGCCCTCGCCCAGCGGGCGTCGCAGGCGCATCTCACCGCGCTCATCGGCCTCAACACGCAGAACCCGCCCGGGAACGAGCTGCTCACGGCGCGCTACTTCGACAGTGTCTTTGCCGCCGTGCCCGGTGTGGAACGTCATGTCCTCCCCGTCGCCAACGGTCGCGCCAACTTTGTGGCGCGTCTCAAAGCCACCAACCCCACCAAACGTCCCGTGCTCGTCATGGGGCACATGGACGTAGTGGGCGTGGACAGCACCAAGTGGAAGACCAATCCGTTTGCGGCCACGATCGTGCAGGAAGGCGACGTGTCGTATTTGTACGGGCGCGGCGCCATTGATGACAAGGGCATGCTGAGTACGGCGGTCGCTGCCCTGCAGCAGTTGGCGCTCAAGCGCGATCAGCTCGACCGCGATGTCATTTTCATGGCCACCGCAGCCGAAGAAGGCGGCCCGGAAGTCGGCATCGATGAAATGGTCAGCACGCACTTTGCGCTCATAAAAGACGCCGAATTCGCGCTGAACGAAGGCGGACGCGTGCGTGTGTCTGACGGCATGGTGAAGTCGGTGAATATCCAGACCACCGAGAAAGTCTCCTACAACGTGGTGGCCAAAGCCACGGGGCAGAGTGGTCACGCCAGTGTGCCGCTCGCCGGCA contains the following coding sequences:
- a CDS encoding Gfo/Idh/MocA family protein; the protein is MSDSFSRRDFVGTSATLAMGAMFVPRHVLGGQGFRAPSDKLNIACVGIGGMGMSNMSQMLTENIVAVCDVDFGYVERSLQGRLKPREGQPTPQNVKLGEAYTKAAKYADFRVMLEKQKDIDAVMIATPDHLHATIALAAMSLGKHVYVQKPLAFSVYESRLLAKAAANNPKIATQMGNQGHSMDGSHRVTEIVRSGVLGKVHEVHVWTDRPVRYWAQGIPRPRAAGSAVLNTNPRPQWNMGTVDNAVRAAMAGNDHAPPEGFNWDLYLGPAPEIPYHPAYHPFAWRGWLDFGVGAIGDMGAHLIDQAYTALELTYPTSITASSSPWGGGEKNPATYPLAMMAQFEYPAVGKRGPVDLYWYDGGLLPPRPAMLPDDAPISNPGSDGGGSMIIGDKGMLIHETYGNRPRIYPEGTSKKAEQVAKSIPRITVSHEQNWIQASKGEAKASSPFSVAAPLTETMLLGIAALRAGQGRKVLYDAEKVQFTNAPEANQYLTRAYRKGWEL
- a CDS encoding DUF429 domain-containing protein; this translates as MPRILSVDLAYKHYRDVGVALLEATPRGIAVTLLDIPLSGAPTPDALCEWLVLSAAEYAVSGLCIDGPLGWKAPHTDAVHSRVSEKAVRAPGKTGLPPNGVKPRGYLAFTQFSIALFERLTMREGFVLPGDESPSDGLFVTETFPTAAWRALGLTALPGKAATKPHGMDAARERLALATGIELPSHITHDQLQAVVGGIAGVRWAGGERDAVQLAGLPPFRLDGCWREGYIMVPASA
- a CDS encoding M20/M25/M40 family metallo-hydrolase gives rise to the protein MPFAHVTRARTPGARVVSATLATLTIALATLAAPVHAQSTPWTVTTPAPAGFDRALAQRASQAHLTALIGLNTQNPPGNELLTARYFDSVFAAVPGVERHVLPVANGRANFVARLKATNPTKRPVLVMGHMDVVGVDSTKWKTNPFAATIVQEGDVSYLYGRGAIDDKGMLSTAVAALQQLALKRDQLDRDVIFMATAAEEGGPEVGIDEMVSTHFALIKDAEFALNEGGRVRVSDGMVKSVNIQTTEKVSYNVVAKATGQSGHASVPLAGNVLAALARAVSRVHEWKAPVMLNETTRLYFARLARIEQDPAMKAAMLRVSVPGASAVQINAAAKVLSREPLHNAVLRTGQSLTLLNGGIRSNVIPSEGSATFNVRVLPTDDITRTVAQFNRVGGESQVVFTLDGTPRTSPPVSPVSTALYQAMEQAATAMVPTTTVIPFMSTGATDGAALRAKGIPTYGILPMPLPMVDELRMHGDNERVPVAALGWAAEFLYRTLERVTAR